A stretch of the Rhizomicrobium sp. genome encodes the following:
- the rlmJ gene encoding 23S rRNA (adenine(2030)-N(6))-methyltransferase RlmJ — protein sequence MNYRHAFHAGNFADVVKHLALVAILLHLRRKDAPFAVIDTHAGRGRYDLTGAEASRTSEAADGIGRLGAVEADGALGEYLRLARGGSSYPGSPLLAAALLRPQDRLVAIEKQPAEAALLKAALAGLRNARAEEGDGYLRLPALLPPPERRGLVLIDPPFEAPDEFAAQAQALTAALRRFATGIYLLWFPIKSAAEANAFCGEILASGAKKVLRVDLDLGLRDAEKLSATGLIVINAPYGFAQEMEAVLRRIAPLLAPNARADVRVLAGD from the coding sequence ATGAACTACCGTCACGCCTTCCATGCCGGGAATTTCGCCGATGTCGTGAAGCATCTGGCGCTGGTCGCGATTCTTTTGCATCTGCGCAGGAAGGATGCGCCCTTCGCGGTGATCGACACCCATGCCGGGCGCGGGCGCTATGATCTCACGGGCGCGGAAGCCTCGCGCACGTCGGAGGCGGCCGATGGAATCGGCAGGCTCGGCGCGGTGGAGGCAGACGGAGCGCTGGGCGAATATCTGCGTCTGGCGCGCGGTGGATCGAGCTATCCCGGGTCGCCATTGCTCGCGGCGGCACTGCTACGGCCGCAAGACCGCCTCGTGGCGATCGAGAAACAGCCTGCGGAGGCGGCGCTGCTGAAGGCGGCGCTGGCCGGACTGCGCAACGCGCGGGCGGAGGAGGGTGACGGCTATTTGCGGCTGCCGGCGCTGCTGCCGCCGCCCGAACGGCGCGGGCTGGTGCTGATCGATCCGCCTTTCGAGGCGCCGGACGAGTTCGCGGCGCAGGCGCAGGCGCTGACGGCAGCGCTCAGGCGGTTCGCGACGGGCATCTATCTCCTCTGGTTTCCGATCAAATCGGCGGCGGAGGCGAATGCCTTCTGCGGCGAGATCCTGGCGAGCGGCGCCAAGAAGGTGCTGCGCGTCGACCTGGATCTCGGCCTGCGCGATGCCGAAAAGCTGTCCGCCACGGGCCTGATCGTCATCAATGCGCCCTATGGCTTCGCACAGGAGATGGAGGCCGTGCTCCGGCGCATTGCGCCGCTCCTGGCGCCGAACGCACGCGCCGATGTTCGTGTGTTGGCGGGCGACTGA
- a CDS encoding DUF2089 domain-containing protein → MPKAKDWQDLTALTQGAPLVVERVRLADRDIAVEGAFELPQLARLPMDDQIFIAAFVKSHGSIKEMESVFGVSYPTIKARLNRIAGMLEFIDTDPAPGRSEVLDRLARGEISAADAIKALEGRS, encoded by the coding sequence ATGCCCAAGGCCAAAGACTGGCAAGACCTCACCGCCCTGACCCAGGGTGCGCCGCTGGTCGTGGAGCGGGTCCGGCTTGCCGATCGCGACATCGCCGTCGAAGGCGCCTTCGAGCTGCCGCAGCTCGCGCGGCTGCCGATGGACGACCAGATCTTCATCGCCGCTTTCGTGAAGAGCCACGGCTCCATCAAGGAGATGGAGAGCGTGTTCGGCGTCAGCTACCCGACCATCAAGGCGCGGCTGAACCGCATCGCGGGGATGCTCGAATTCATCGACACCGATCCGGCGCCGGGCCGCAGCGAAGTGCTGGACCGCCTCGCCCGCGGCGAGATCAGCGCCGCCGATGCCATCAAGGCCCTGGAGGGACGCTCATGA
- a CDS encoding MFS transporter: MDSTVAGIAARLERLPAGRALWTRVVLLSLGGFFEFYDMFMAAYVGPGLVRAKILTPTTPGLFGTEGLAGFVAAFFAGLFVGTALFGFVADRFGRRSIFTFSLLWYTVAAAVMAFQTTAFGLDLWRFIAGIGIGVELVTIDAYIAELVPRHVRGRAFAFNQVVQFAAIPVVALLAWLLVPIAPLGIDGWRWVVLAGSAGALVVWVIRLAVPESPRWLAQHGRNAEADRIVAAFEAQAAVESGPLPLAIAQPVETLQGGFAEIWRAPYLARTLMLIVFNLFQTVGFYGFNNWVPSFLIGQGIGVTKSLGYTFFIALAAPVGPLLAVLFTDRIERKWAIVGAAACVAVFGLAFGQMRDAAPLILFGALVTLSNNIMSFSFHAYQAELYPTRIRALAVGFVYSWSRLSTVFSAFVIAFVLRDFGVAGVFTLIAASMAVVIAAIGIFGPKVKDLTLEEISK; this comes from the coding sequence ATGGACAGCACCGTCGCGGGCATCGCCGCGCGCCTCGAACGCCTGCCGGCCGGACGCGCGCTGTGGACGCGGGTGGTGCTGCTGTCGCTCGGCGGCTTCTTCGAGTTCTACGACATGTTCATGGCGGCCTATGTCGGACCGGGCCTGGTGCGGGCGAAGATCCTCACGCCCACGACACCGGGCCTGTTCGGCACCGAAGGCCTCGCCGGATTCGTCGCCGCCTTCTTCGCCGGCCTGTTCGTCGGGACCGCGCTGTTCGGCTTCGTCGCCGACCGCTTCGGGCGGCGCAGCATCTTCACGTTCTCGCTGCTCTGGTACACCGTCGCCGCGGCGGTGATGGCGTTTCAGACCACGGCGTTCGGCCTCGACCTGTGGCGCTTCATCGCCGGCATCGGCATCGGCGTGGAGCTCGTCACCATCGACGCCTATATCGCCGAGCTGGTGCCGCGCCATGTCCGCGGCCGTGCCTTCGCCTTCAACCAGGTGGTGCAGTTCGCCGCGATCCCCGTGGTCGCGCTGCTCGCCTGGCTGCTTGTTCCCATCGCGCCGCTGGGGATCGACGGCTGGCGCTGGGTGGTGCTGGCCGGCTCGGCCGGCGCGCTGGTCGTGTGGGTCATCCGCCTCGCCGTGCCCGAGAGCCCGCGCTGGCTGGCGCAGCATGGCCGCAACGCGGAGGCGGACCGCATCGTGGCGGCGTTCGAGGCCCAAGCGGCGGTCGAGAGCGGGCCGTTGCCGCTCGCGATCGCGCAGCCGGTCGAAACGCTGCAGGGCGGCTTCGCCGAGATATGGCGCGCGCCCTATCTGGCGCGCACGCTGATGCTCATCGTCTTCAACCTGTTCCAGACGGTCGGGTTCTACGGCTTCAACAATTGGGTGCCGAGCTTCCTGATCGGGCAGGGGATCGGGGTGACCAAGAGTCTCGGCTACACGTTCTTCATCGCGCTGGCCGCGCCGGTCGGGCCGCTGCTGGCGGTGCTGTTCACCGACCGGATCGAGCGCAAATGGGCGATCGTGGGTGCCGCCGCCTGCGTCGCGGTGTTCGGGCTGGCCTTCGGACAGATGCGCGATGCGGCGCCGCTGATCCTGTTCGGCGCACTGGTGACGCTGTCGAACAACATCATGTCGTTCTCCTTCCACGCCTATCAGGCGGAGCTCTACCCGACCCGCATCCGCGCCCTCGCGGTGGGCTTCGTCTATTCCTGGAGCCGGCTGTCGACGGTGTTCAGCGCCTTCGTGATCGCGTTCGTGCTGCGCGATTTCGGCGTCGCGGGGGTCTTCACGCTGATCGCCGCGAGCATGGCGGTGGTGATCGCCGCGATCGGGATCTTCGGCCCCAAGGTGAAGGACCTGACGCTGGAGGAGATCTCGAAATAG